One Pyrus communis chromosome 4, drPyrComm1.1, whole genome shotgun sequence genomic region harbors:
- the LOC137730716 gene encoding uncharacterized protein has product MVVADPTQESAGALQYALSKAVLENDELILFHIEYPNSWRYTITTFLRRPRGCSTTASADGSLGNTEFLEEMKNACKLAKPKVRVRVEKVALMEGKDKASIILDQSKVLGVNVLVIGQRRSLSTVILGYRRPGGSTRGTKPVDTAEYLIDKSSCNCVGVQKKGQNGGYLLNTKTHKNFWLLA; this is encoded by the exons ATGGTGGTAGCAGATCCAACACAAGAGTCAGCAGGTGCACTCCAATATGCACTCTCTAAAGCGGTTCTCGAGAACGATGAATTGATCCTCTTCCATATCGAATACCCTAATTCATGGCGATACACAATAACAACGTTCCTTAGAAGACCTAGGGGCTGCTCCACCACCGCATCTGCAGACGGAAGCTTAGGGAACACGGAGTTTCTTGAAGAAATGAAGAATGCATGCAAACTTGCAAAACCAAAAGTACGTGTGCGGGTTGAGAAGGTGGCACTAATGGAAGGCAAGGACAAAGCAAGTATTATTCTAGATCAAAGCAAGGTTCTTGGGGTGAATGTCCTTGTTATAGGGCAACGACGGAGTCTTTCTACAGTTATCTTAGG TTACAGGAGGCCTGGAGGTTCCACGCGAGGGACAAAACCAGTAGACACAGCAGAGTATCTGATTGATAAAAGCAGTTGCAATTGTGTTGGAGTACAGAAAAAGGGCCAAAACGGAGGCTACCTTCTCAATACAAAGACCCACAAAAACTTCTGGCTTCTGGCTTAA